Below is a window of Anabas testudineus chromosome 10, fAnaTes1.2, whole genome shotgun sequence DNA.
CGGCTCAAACTCTGGATTCAACTTTGATCAACAACATGCTTTTTGTAACGTGTAATGGCGCACAGAGGCATGACTGTCACTCCTCCTATTACAGGCATGTAGTCAAGTTGGCCCAGAGGTCACACTGATTCATGTGCATTAACCTGTTACTGGAACTAGTTCAAACATGAACATatgatctgtgttttattagctTTAATTACTCATTGTTGATGttccacacacagcacagcacctGTTGtttgtaaaagtaataaatgcaaaatgaaCCACCTGGTTTCCTTAAACATATCATGTGAACATATTCCCTTTACGAGCCCAAAAAGATCTTTTAGATCTTtgataaacaaaatattaaatctaaaaatacatattacatGCAGCTGAGTACAAAACACTACAGAGAATATaaaaattatttgtatttactcATCTTTTACAGCAAGTAATGTGTAATTTTCTTCTCAGAGAAACTGACAAAAGGCAGTTTAAGTTAAAatagtgtatatatatagtatatatatatatatatatatatatatatattttttttttttttttttttttttttaatgtgtattagTCTTGTGGAAGAAAACTTACAGTAGATACCAGAACATTGTATTTATTATCATAACTATAAGAGGAATAAATACAACATGATACCAGGTTTAGTAGCACAGTTCTGGCAGGATTAATGTGAACACAAAAtagttaaaatactttttaaaatggtaCAGACATTTCACAAACTATTTCACAGTACAGGATGTCTCTTTATTGATCAGTCTTGTGTAGTATTACATTTTCAGaagcaaatgtttttacaaaagaaGGCAAGATGTGGCTTTATCATAAATGTATAGTTCTGCTCTATTCAACAAAAATATAGTAGTAGTGTATTTGCCATCATttattatgtcttttatttactgtgtaagTACAGTACAAGTCCTGCTTTCAGTGTTTGCATGATACTTCTTTGAATTCTTCAAAAATACATGGTtgaaaaatataattcaaaacAAATTAGTACACTTTGtcacacaaaatgtgcaaacataACCTTAACTAACCTGACAAAACAATAGTTCTAATCAGCTATTTATGTTTTAAGTCATCATTTGATTTGCATAGCCAGAAATGCTATCTATTGGGCAGAGTGTAATTTAGTTTGATTAATCTTGCTAATCATTACAAAATATCAGGAATTGAATTGTAACTCACTCCGTGCGCTCGTCCTGTGCTCAGCACTGTTTGTTGTGGCTGCAGTAGCACGCTCAAGGTACAAAGATGCAACAGAAGCGCAAGAGGAAATATCCATTGCTTGAGGAATTTCACAGCAGAAGACATTGATATTTGAGTGAAAGATGAGGTGAGGGAAATTACATATTTCATGGAAAACAATGGTTCAACATCATTTTTACTTGTACATTTTACTGCTCCACTGTCACATGAGCATCCTGTTGGCCTTTCGCCTTATGCGCCGACCTCCAAGGAGAAGGTCACGCTGCCCAGGTATCGGTCAGTGGGTGAATCATTGATGATTCCTTTTCCATTCAATTTGCATTGTACATGGATCGGAGTGTCGTACTGCAGTCTTGCAAAACGTACAGCCACCACCGGTGAGGAGTAGTTTACCTGACATGGAAGAGAAACTGAAAGTAAGAACAGAGCGAGCATTACTTTAGACTGAAGTAAAGGTTTGCACAGTGATGAAACTCTTGCTCACATGTCTGAGCTTCCCATAGTATGGGTAGTACTTCAGATCAAAAATGCTTTTAGGGAAAAACTGAACTTCTCCCAAAGCGTCTGGTGATCctttctaaaaaagaaaagcagattttcttCATTCATGCGTGTGTCAGACAACATCTCCACACATATTTCTTATAGCTGAGAAGACAGTTGCTGACCTTTACTCCACAAGTCACATTTATTGGTTTGCCCTGGCCAGGTAAGTATCCAAGAATCTATTAAAGAGTGAGAACAgcgtaaaacacacacaatacaacagaaacatacatttaaCCATTTTGTTTGTCTCCTACTTACTGTTCAAAATATGAACTACCGTAATGTAGAAATAGTTTCAACTATCTTTAGCCTGTCCCTGAAATGGCCACAAGATGTCACAGTAACACACTGTCTGCCCTTCTTTGTTgtgttggggtttttttgtgcTTATATACAAAGTCGTGCTTTGCAAAGTGCACAATTTGACGGCTTTTGGTGACACTCATCTTACCCGGTTCATTCGAAGTAGGATGCACGGCTTTCCCAGAGAATAGCCATAGTGGGGGTCATGCAGCCCCGAACATTCCCCCAACCAGGACCTCTTAAACTGACACGCTTTCCGCTCCGCACTCTCCTCAATGTGGTCCTGCATGAAGTATCTGTCCTGTGTGCAGGGAACATTCTTCCTCTCCTGAGCGGCATCGTTGTATGCTGGAAATGCAGAGCAgggagaaagaagcagagaggaaaagagtaaGAATGAGAGACCGGGACATAAATAAAGCTTTGCAACTGCCAGACTCAGGCCTCTGATTAAGGAAGCTTGACAAAAGGggagtgtgaaaaaaaaaaagagtattgAATGGCTGCACTCTGCCCACAAAGAGGCTTCCCTTCCCAGCATGCCCTGCAAGAATCGAATGAGAAAAGGGGACAAAGGTAGTGAAGTTGAGGATTCATTCACAGCACGCCcgtttcattttaaacaaactcaTCATCCTCGTCACACCCCCACCAACTTTAACATAATCCCACACAATCACTTCTGACTCACGTCTTAGATATTCATCCATAGATCTGGCGTATTTCTTCCAAGACTTGCGATCGGAGGCGTTGAAGGCGATGTCGTGTCCTTCTAGGTGCGGGGCCATCGTCATACCTGCCAGTGGAGACCGAGAGACAGTCAACTACTAGACAGGAAAACAGCCGAGCACAGAGATGAGTGTGTAGGACTGGGGCTATATTTACCTGGTGGCATCACTCTGTCATTATAGGTCGGATGGTAGGGACTAATAGACCACATGAGGCAAAAAATACAGCCGCCAAACATGGCTGCAAGAAACAAATAAAGTGCAGCGTAGAAGAGCAGGATGAGGCCTAAAAGACAAGTGAAAACATGAGTTATTAGGTTTCATATTTCTAGTGCAAGTAGCTTACATAACACACTACACACCTCTAATCAAATCATGCCTCCAATCCGATTGGAGAGAAATAATGTGCAGCCTTTATCGAGCAGAGCTACTGTTCTTGATCAGGATGGTCACTAATTTGTTTGCTTGTACAAAAGCCCTGCTCCCTCCCCCATGTCTGGAACTGCACAGACCTCCagtcatttttatataaaatccACTGAACTGAGCTGATAACCCCGTAACAAAGAAACCCTGAGAACTTGCATTGTTCTGCATTTTTCAATCAACAGTCCATTAGCCACTAATCAAGCCAAACGTGTCCTAAATTAAATGGCTTTTGCTGTGCGGGCAATTTCACAGGGGACTAGCTGCAGCCAGCCTTGCATCCCCGGAGCCACAAAGGCTTTTCTGTTTGAGCTCAGTGAGAATTCTCCCAGCTGTCCTTTCACTCAGGAACACTGTGAACCTCCGGTTGCCATCGTAGTGAAGGTCTTTTGCAGCCATAGAGGCCCGGCCAGCTCCAAGGAGCCCCCATCACCCCACTCTGCCATTGTGTCCTCTGTTACACACTCATCTCAcaggacacacagcacagacttCCACTCTGGGCCTTTTCTTCAGCAGACACATGGGCCCCTCTCCTCCACAAGTGTGCGCACACTGGTTATGCAGCTGAAATGAGCTCCTAGCCGTGCCTGGGATCCAGCATTGCAGATTATGCAAGAAGCACACACTTTCCTTGGATATTCTCTCTACACTCAGTTGGATCATGTTTGCTATTGTGTACAGTGGAGCTGAGGGAGGGGGCACAACGGCGTCACATAGTAACTACCCTGGAATACCAAGAGGCTGCTCCATCATCATTGACTCAACAAACTTGAGCCAAAAACGCACTTGTGCCAAAAAAGTCTGCCTGCACCAGGGCTCGATTTGGCAGTGTGCTCTGTGGAAAAAAGACAAGAGCATCTCTACGTGTTTTACTGCAACTGAGGGGCCATAAGCATGTTAAGTTCAGAGATGAGGTCGTGAAGGCTTTGGGAAAGAGGCTGTGGAGAGCATGGTAAGATGTAGAGGAATGTGATTCCTGGCCAATGCGAGGCCCAGAACAGTGCACTCCCGCTGGGGATACGTCCCCAGGCAGTCTGTTTTTGTCGGGACACTCTGAATTGTCCATGCACCTATGTAAACATTGAGcatgaggacacacacatacacacacacacacacacacacacacactcccagcaCAGTGAGCAGAGTCACTGGACTGGAGAGACATTTCTCACCCCTTAAACTATCCCTGAGTGCATCTTTTAACGACATTCAAACACCACATCTGCTCTTAAGCTTGTTTAGAATCACTGAACTGTAACGTCAGATGTGCAGTTATTGGacacatgcagtaaaaaaaaataatgcactTTTGCAATAATCCAAACATCCTTCCCCATACccaaacaacacagaacctctCTTTCGTCAACTCACTCCAGCTCTTTCCAGAACGGCCCATGAATTCGTTGGTCTCCGCATTCCACAGGTATTTCTTCAAGTCGTCTATTTTCTGGTGGAGCGTCCTTTTGGGTAACGGCCTGCGCTTCCATCTCTCAAAGTTCAGGTCCTCCTGCTCTAGAGGCTGGTGCTCGGCCAactcctcctgctcttcctccagCTCTTGGCCATGTTTGAGTATCACTTTGTGAGGCTggtggaaagaagaagaagagaaaaggccCTCACCACACATATTCTCAACTGCTGAGTTCTGCAGTCAatctattttcttttcaaatcaCGGGGAAAAAAATGGCATGCCTCCTGGTCCGAGTATGACCGACAACATAAACTGTCAGAGAGTGCTCTGCATATTAATCACACTGATGGTCCTGTCCCCTGTTTCTGCAAATTATAAACCCGCTGGTGACCTTTCTGGCACTCATTGGGAGAGCTGACCTCCTGTGAGTAGACCCTCCTGcttggagcagcagctgcagacagcagaGCTGGAGGGTCAGTCTCACAGCCAGATGTTACTCACTGACTCTCAGCATCACACATCCCAGAGGAGCCACAGGGAACTTGAGAGTGTCATTAAAAAGTCGCTTCACTTATAAAAGCTCAGCCTTTAAAGTAAtgtcatattaaaaatattcaaagtGCTATTATGAGCTCTGTGccttataaaataaaaccacattaaTACTGAGTTAATTACACTTTGTACACCTTAGTGCAAGAGCAAACATGGCTTCATTGCTGCACCTGCTCAAACGAATAAAGTGATTTTGaaggtttttgttgttgttgttgttgttgttgttgttgttttaatgtcagaacTTACAAGATTTGTTGGATTATTTTTAAGGAGCGTCTCTTCAGCTCCTCCCTCTGTGGAACCGGGCTCCATGTtcttcacaaaaagaaaaggtacTCGTTAAAGCAACCACATATACCGTGCTATTTGAATCATCTCTACATTTGCAAACAACATTTGTACAGACTTGACAATAAGTTTTAGAAATAAGAGAATTCCAACGAGAAATCGGACATACCTGAAGTTTTCTTTTCAATAAAAACGCAGATTAATGTGTCGAAAACCCCTCTTGACCcctagagaaaaaaataatatttgtcaAAAAGTGTTTGGGGGTTTCATTAGAAAGTTTAAGGCATGCAGAGGGGACCGGGTGTGGAGAACCTCCTTCAACTAGCCGCGCATCATGGTGAATGAAAGCTGGACAGAGAAAAAGCGGGGGTGGGATGCaaagtgctttttcttttttctttttctttttttttttttttggtcctaGAAACGTTTTGGCAGCAGCCTGGCAGCTCAACACCGCATTCTGTACACGCACACCATAAACCTTTGTCTGCTGAGCTGAAGCAAAGTCTGAATACAATATTTATAGCGCATCTCAACACAAGACTCTGCTGTCAATCACTGTCCAGTACTGTACTGCACAAAGTGCTCTGGGAGCTATAAGTTGTTTTATTCTCACGTTTGtagattaattattattaatcgGACGTTTGGCATGAAGCAAATGCATCATATATTAAATACTGGTCGCAGTTTCCcctgcacatgcatgcatgcatgctgCCAACTCCTCATAGTCGTGCAGCAACTGCTTTCCTCTGGTGAAGCTCAAGTAGTCCTCATCCCTGATCTGGTCTGCACTCCGGTCACGTATCGCTTTGTTACCCTATGTAAAAGTGTGGGGGGggtgctttttctttcttattctcACATGAAAAGAGAAATTGCGTCATGGAAAAAAATCTGTTCTTTGAGATTTGCGCGGCAAAACAacgtgcatgtgtttatgtctgtgtgtttatgtttgtggattttttaCAGTAAAAGGCCAGAACACAAGGAcatacagagaaacaacaacagccagGAGAAGCCCTCTTATGCAAGGCCTCAATTTCACGCTCCTGTTTGTTGGATTCgcatttgtcatttaaaatccTTTTGCAACAAGTGTCTGTCTCAATGGTATATTAGTGCCCACACGTGCTTTGGGAGCTCAGGGTAAAACTGAGCTGCAGGGCCTCTGTGAACCCCACATGCATCCAATCTTTCAGTTACGAGActtaaataaagctttaaacTAGGTCTTCAGACCAGAGATTGTGAAATACGTGCTGCCATCTTTGTGgatgttgtgtttcagtgatctatattttcttttacatgttCTCAAATAATAAGATCACAAGTTGTTTTAAATAAGAGTAGCCTGGAGCTcactttgcttgtttgtttcatctttaTTCATATTCACAGTTACACAGTTTCACTGTCTTGCATGGATGTTATGTAtagtatatgtatgtatacagtatatgtgcacacacacacaaacacacataaggatattatttttcatttattatagtTTGTCAACTTTTCCCTCTATAGGCCTACTTATTAACATCTTGAACACCCAAAAAGAAATCTCAGACGCTGCTAGTTATAAATGGATATTTGCAAGTTTCACAAGAGTTCAGTAAAGAACATCTACTAAATAAAGTCACCCTTAATGTCAGCTCAAATTACTGTGGGCAGCACAAAAGCAGAGTGAGAAGCATAAAATATATAAGTTTTACCTATTAGACATAAAGTAATGCACATGCATTTGTGCAGAGCTGTATTTGGTGGTGAACATATACATACAGAGGCCATGTGTCCAACTCTTCCTACCTCCTCAAAATGTTTGGAAAATGctcttctgcttgttttcacattgtaatgatgtattttaacaaattaaatatagtAATCAACATGTTCTACATGttgatataaataatgtttaaaccacagagaaatgtgCATAAAAACCATAACTGCTCCTGAATGCAACATTGCACTTGCGACAGTTGATGGCGCTCCTGATCACCGATTATTATAGACTAGaggataaaagaaagaaagaaagaatttattttatttttaaaaaatcctcTTTATAAACAGTCTGAGTCTTAAGTTATTCTTAATGCATCCATTGTCTAAAGTCCTGTGTAAACtcctgtaataataataataataataataataataataataataataataataatgtttttatttacactactgtgtttttatgttcatGTATTTTGTCATATTCTGAAGAGTGTTTTACAATGATTATATAGGTTTTCTTAATCTTACGGTATGTTGGtttttactgcactgtactCAGGTTTTGTTTATATGTAGTTTATCtatctctgttttatttatccaTAACATATATCTACAACTTAATAATCATTGTAAcatcatacttttttttttttttttttttttttgttaagtacaaaaacaaatgttactcTTAAATATGTTGGTATTATTCCTTTGGGTTTTATATCccttaacaaacacaaagagctgtaaaaacacattaaactcgtgtgttactgctgctgttactgaaCCTCCATTGGAAACACTAGGGGCCGTTACAGATTACAGTTACTCTCCTCTCTGGCgttacattattttgtttattatagtGTTAAACCTGGCTCATTTCACGGTTTTATTGAAATGAATCAGCCCTATGTTGGTTTTGTTCAGTTGTTTAAAGTTTATCGTCGCTTATGTTGTAACTTAAAAACTGTAACTCTGCTAAACTGTAAGCTAACGttgttagctagttagctaaaaatgaaaatggcgGAAGATTTATTGTCTCTCGGTGAGTTTATTTGGAATTTATATGATATTTATATTGTACTTTAACCTAATTGTGATATTATTCACGTTATTAATTGAACTGTGAGAAACGGGTGggaaaatactaaataatatcAATGTTAAACACGGTTTCAACAGAGAGTAACGGGCGGTGTAACGTTTACCTCCTTGCTAACGTTACTGGGTAAATTAGGTGATAGCGAAGTAACGTAACTGCTTCACTACGAGTATTAGTAACTAAAGTAATCAGAGTACTTCTTATTTAGAGTACGCGTGTGACATGCGCACatacaacacacagcagcaaccGGAGACCCTCTGTCTTACACCGAGACACCGTGAGGACGGAGACCGAGAGACGTGTCCGCAGCTGCGGGGATGCAAAGGAGACGGACTCGGTGGGGACGAAGGGCTGCTGCCGGAGAATGCTACAGCAAGTGAACGCACCGTCTGCGTTAGCTCACGACTGTCCACAGTTAGCCTCCATGTATATCGGGATTAGTAGTGAGTCGTgattgttggtttttgtttgtttgtttgtttttgcaagaGGACCGTGCAGGGGGCTCCGGTAACAAACATCCTGCAGCCAGGATGCCACCTGCTCAGAGCCTTCAATCCAGCGGACTGACTCTGTCTGAGACAAACATGGGTAGGTGTGTGTGCAAGGTCAGCGGCGCGTCTGCAGCAGGTTCGATCAATTAAATAATATCCTCCTCTCACTACGCTGTAGGGCTTTTGTTGAGCGCCTGTTAAATGTACGTCTATGTAAAGGTTAATGTTTTGACCATGCAGTGATCGCTAGAAAACCAGTAGCAGCCTTCTCCCTGGTACAAAAGCAGACGAAACACTCGTTGCATCACCACACACCGTGTTTTGTTCTGGTCCAGGCCGCAACACGTCACTGCAGGTGCGGCGACGTCGACCACCACCAGGAGCCTGGATGCTTGGCTCTCATGATAATTGCCTAACACAGATTTCAGCAGGGTGTTTGACTGCTACCATGAAAATtagagcaataaaaaaaaaaaatcacaatcagTGAATCCAGTCCGTAGTAGACTGCTCAATTCAACTATGAAGTTTTGCTGTTGTGACACAAACTCCAGGATCATCCATGTAAGTTTGCTGCAGACTTTCTTTTGCATTGCACGGCAGTGTTTTAGAACTTAAAGTGAACACTTTTCATGGTATCTGTAGgcttaaaagacacaaactttACTTTCTGCAAAAAATCTTGTAAGGAATTAAGTCTGAAATGTCATACACATGCTATTTATAGCCTGCCAAGCAGTGACATCACTTACGCAGTGTTTTTGGGTGTGATTTGAGCAGAAATCACATTGAAAAACTTCAAGCTTATGTAAAATTCATAAGTGAATTAGCTGTTTTGTAAGTGGATAATGCATCCGTCCTTGCATCCTTCCAATGCCCGGTTGTGTTTAATGAGAATTATGTCTAAATGGGAGGTACTGACAGTAATGATGTAAATGTCAGTAAAGTCAAACGCTAAATAATTTTAATTCTTGTCAGCTCCGGTTTTTAATATGATGCTGTGAAGTGGATATTAAATTGCTCTCAGTGCCTTTAAAAGTCTTAAATTTATGCGAACCCTGTTTTTAGAGCATCAATGAACTGGGCAGATTGATTCATTTTCAATTAGTTAACCTTTGTTCTCTTTGAGGAATGTTGAATGCAGATGTATGAAtagtatttactgtaaatctaaAACACTCTACTAACTTGACTGTTTACCTCTGACTCCGTGTGTTTTAAAGAAAGTCACATAACAGTCAAATCAAACTAATGAGTTTGACCTGAGACATCAGTACTTCCTTGTAGAAATTGTAAAGATAATCAGaaagtaaaaagtgttttatgacatttatgTGATATTTTAGTATAAGTATGAAGTATTAAATATGAAGATTCATATGATGTTCTACCTAAATAATGttgtctctcatctctctcattCAAACAGAGATGTGATATGATGGCAAAACAGAGACTTTAGTTGGCAATTTCACtgatgcaaaacaaccacatGCATTGCTTAATTTAATAGTAATTTAGCATTTGAGACCagggaaagaaaacatctaGAGTGTTACAATGAACACAGTCCCACAGGAAACGTAGTCTTGTCACAGTGtaattgtttttgtaatataaCTCCCAGCGCTGCAAAGCAGcatgtatactgtatttctagATCATTAACCTCAGAGTCTGTGTCCTTTATTATGCAGGCAGTATGATGATAAAATCTGACAGAACCCAtatgttttctcttctcagtGACGAGAGATGTCCTTGTTTTCTCAGTCGCAAAAGGAGAGCACTGTTTTTTAGCATCAGTATTCAGCAGCAGTgaagtctgtctgtctgtggccTCCAACTCCCCGTATccacaaactaataaaaccaaACTTAGAGGCGACTTGGTTGATGTATGATTCTCTAGCAAGCTGCTGTGAGCTGTCTAAAGGCCACAGAATAAAAGGAATTAATGAAATAGATGGACTATATGTTCCATGTATTCGATCTGTTCTGGCGTACAGCAGTACAACAGGTTGGATTACTCGTCTGACCACTGCTGAATGCCTTAGAGAGAATATCTGTATATTATGTatctaaatatattattttagaaaGTTTTTTATGTCCTAACACCACAGTAAATGGTACGTAATGTGCGACATTATGTTGAAAGGCTGGTGGCATCTCTGTAGACGCATTCATAGCTGCTATTAGAAAGAAACATACTTTGCTGTGAACATGATAACTCAATTTACTGACAACTATACACAATGACATCATATTTACACTGTATGTAGTAGATGATCTGATTGATGagtaaaactgagaaaaaatcTTGTTCTTAATGCAAAAGTACTGGTACCAGGAGCACATAATATGTGTTCTTTTGTGATTGAGACCTTTGTTTGGGGACATTTGCCTcttattctgtgtatttgtatatgtttaatatatacagtatgattttttttattagtagtaTGTTGTGTTAAATGAAGTGAGCTCAAAAAGTTCTGACAAGTTAACCGAAGTAATTagatttcagaataaaaacttCACAAATATACAACCACCTGGCCAATTCATACTGGAGATGACAAACAGGAAGCAATCACAAGTCATCTGAAGTACTCCCCTCAATGGACCTTTCAAAGTCAAACCTTTTATTCATGTATTAGACTGTATAAAGATGAAGCTGGAtatgagggagagaggaagcGATGAGGGGGTTGTTGCAGTTAGAGTTGGGTGAATGTACACTACAATCTAGATGCT
It encodes the following:
- the atp1b4 gene encoding protein ATP1B4, coding for MEPGSTEGGAEETLLKNNPTNLPHKVILKHGQELEEEQEELAEHQPLEQEDLNFERWKRRPLPKRTLHQKIDDLKKYLWNAETNEFMGRSGKSWSLILLFYAALYLFLAAMFGGCIFCLMWSISPYHPTYNDRVMPPGMTMAPHLEGHDIAFNASDRKSWKKYARSMDEYLRPYNDAAQERKNVPCTQDRYFMQDHIEESAERKACQFKRSWLGECSGLHDPHYGYSLGKPCILLRMNRILGYLPGQGKPINVTCGVKKGSPDALGEVQFFPKSIFDLKYYPYYGKLRHVNYSSPVVAVRFARLQYDTPIHVQCKLNGKGIINDSPTDRYLGSVTFSLEVGA